From the genome of Flavobacterium luteolum, one region includes:
- a CDS encoding diphthine--ammonia ligase, translating to MSTPQKALFNWSSGKDSALALYKTLQNSEFQIECLLTSVNQQFQRISMHGIRVELLQEQAENIGIPLKILEVPEMPTMEVYEKVMTETLTELKQKGITHSIFGDIFLEDLRQYRENQLAKIGLTGVFPIWKIPTLDLIQEFISLGFKTIVVCVNEKYLDKSFVGRIIDQDFINDLPENVDVCGENGEFHTFTFDGPIFSKPIDFEIGEIVYRKYEKPQKKDSSNTACDTNDETAFDFGFWYCDLIKK from the coding sequence GTGTCTACACCTCAAAAAGCCTTATTTAACTGGAGCAGCGGAAAAGATTCTGCTCTTGCCCTATATAAAACATTACAAAATAGTGAGTTTCAAATCGAATGTTTACTGACAAGTGTAAACCAACAATTTCAGCGAATTTCAATGCACGGGATCCGGGTTGAATTATTGCAAGAACAGGCAGAAAATATCGGAATTCCATTAAAAATTCTGGAAGTACCCGAAATGCCGACAATGGAAGTATATGAAAAAGTGATGACCGAAACGTTAACCGAACTAAAGCAAAAAGGCATAACACATTCTATTTTTGGAGATATTTTTCTGGAAGATTTACGCCAATATCGTGAAAATCAATTAGCAAAAATCGGATTAACAGGCGTTTTTCCGATTTGGAAAATCCCAACTCTTGATTTAATTCAAGAGTTCATTTCGCTTGGATTTAAAACAATTGTGGTTTGTGTAAACGAAAAGTATCTGGATAAAAGTTTTGTTGGCAGAATAATCGATCAGGATTTTATAAATGATTTACCTGAAAATGTTGATGTCTGTGGTGAAAATGGCGAATTTCATACTTTTACTTTCGATGGACCTATTTTTTCTAAACCTATTGATTTTGAAATTGGCGAAATTGTGTATAGAAAATATGAGAAGCCACAAAAAAAAGATTCATCCAATACAGCCTGCGATACTAATGATGAAACTGCCTTCGATTTTGGATTCTGGTATTGTGATTTAATTAAAAAGTAA
- a CDS encoding M1 family metallopeptidase yields the protein MKYIFLLFTSLLFAQQTQYVDFKSVSGQLTLSPKDKLVSGTVDFQFEILKDCDTIALDAKNMGFSNVRINDKEIIFINTDKQLKLIYPFKQGQNHLTFNYTAKPKQALYFVDMDNDEIQIWTQGQGRYTSNWFPSFDDVNEKLIFNLGISYDKDYQVVSNGVLKEKPTNGNLNHWQFEMEKPMSSYLLMLAIGKFDKKEFKSKSRVSLEYYYEPKDADRFESTYRYSKHIFDFLEKEIGVKYPWKINRQIPVRDFLYAGMENTTSTLFATRYVVDSIGFCDRNYTNVDAHELAHHWFGDLITAESSTHHWLQEGFATYFALLAEKDIYGEDYFYSKLYDTAQQIKFASRTDTIPVLNAKASSLTFYEKGAWALFVLHESIGDKAFKKAIRNYLKKYAYQTVNTQNFFDEIKKVSDFDLDNFQKTWLESTAFDTPTANALLSKNKTIQKRLEIDKLKKTPLAEKAAILKSTLESDVYQSVKEAVVDQLENEKYEDKKALLLLAMQTNNIKVRQNLAGSLTKIPEDFRENYETLLNDKSYQTQEIALYWLWRNFPEHRTEYLDRSKNWIGFNDYNLRTLWLSLALSTPNYINEKDVLVKELIAFSSTKYEATTRQNALEKLIAFKIINDQVLSNLVGATTHHMWQFSKFGRDTIRLLLKNPEMRASFNRILPNLTPDEQFQLNRLLKE from the coding sequence ATGAAATACATTTTTTTATTATTCACCAGTCTTCTTTTTGCGCAGCAAACTCAATATGTTGACTTTAAATCGGTTTCTGGACAATTGACATTAAGTCCGAAAGATAAACTAGTTTCAGGAACTGTCGATTTTCAATTTGAGATTTTAAAAGATTGTGACACTATTGCCCTTGATGCTAAAAACATGGGTTTTTCGAATGTAAGAATTAATGATAAGGAGATTATTTTTATCAATACCGACAAGCAGTTAAAATTGATTTATCCTTTTAAACAAGGACAGAATCATTTGACTTTTAATTATACAGCAAAGCCAAAACAGGCATTGTATTTTGTTGATATGGATAATGACGAAATACAAATCTGGACACAAGGACAGGGGAGATATACAAGTAATTGGTTTCCGAGTTTTGATGATGTAAACGAAAAATTGATTTTCAATTTAGGGATTTCATATGATAAAGATTATCAAGTAGTTTCTAATGGAGTTTTAAAAGAAAAGCCAACAAACGGAAATCTGAATCACTGGCAGTTTGAAATGGAAAAACCAATGAGTTCGTATTTATTAATGCTGGCTATTGGGAAATTTGATAAAAAAGAATTTAAATCCAAAAGCAGAGTTTCTTTAGAATATTATTATGAACCCAAAGATGCAGATCGTTTTGAGTCAACTTACCGATATTCTAAACATATTTTTGATTTCCTTGAAAAAGAAATTGGTGTAAAATATCCTTGGAAAATCAACAGACAAATTCCAGTAAGAGACTTTTTGTATGCTGGAATGGAAAACACCACTTCAACTCTTTTTGCAACGCGTTATGTGGTAGATTCAATAGGTTTTTGTGACCGAAATTATACCAATGTCGATGCGCACGAATTAGCACATCATTGGTTTGGAGATCTTATTACTGCCGAAAGCAGTACACATCATTGGCTTCAAGAAGGATTTGCAACCTATTTTGCTTTGTTGGCAGAGAAAGATATTTATGGAGAAGATTATTTTTATTCGAAACTATATGATACGGCACAGCAGATTAAATTTGCTTCTCGTACAGACACGATTCCCGTTTTAAATGCAAAAGCGAGTTCTCTTACCTTTTACGAAAAAGGTGCTTGGGCATTATTTGTTTTGCATGAATCTATTGGAGATAAAGCCTTCAAAAAAGCAATTAGAAATTACTTGAAAAAATACGCATATCAAACCGTAAATACACAGAATTTCTTCGACGAAATAAAAAAAGTTTCCGATTTTGATCTGGATAATTTTCAGAAAACTTGGTTGGAATCAACAGCTTTTGATACGCCAACTGCAAATGCATTGTTGAGCAAAAACAAAACAATTCAAAAGCGATTGGAAATCGATAAATTAAAAAAAACGCCTTTAGCCGAAAAAGCAGCTATTTTAAAAAGCACTTTAGAATCGGATGTGTATCAATCTGTGAAAGAAGCTGTTGTTGATCAATTAGAAAATGAGAAATACGAAGATAAAAAAGCTCTTTTGCTTTTGGCAATGCAGACTAATAACATCAAAGTACGCCAAAATCTAGCTGGTTCTTTGACTAAAATTCCAGAAGATTTTAGAGAAAATTATGAAACTCTTTTGAATGACAAATCGTATCAGACGCAGGAAATAGCGCTTTATTGGTTGTGGAGAAATTTTCCCGAGCATAGAACAGAATATTTGGATAGATCAAAAAACTGGATAGGCTTCAACGATTATAATCTTAGAACTTTGTGGCTTTCTCTTGCTTTGTCAACACCAAACTATATTAATGAAAAAGATGTTTTGGTAAAGGAACTGATTGCATTTTCATCAACAAAATACGAAGCTACAACCAGGCAAAATGCATTAGAAAAACTGATTGCCTTTAAAATTATTAACGATCAGGTTTTGAGTAATTTAGTTGGCGCAACTACGCATCATATGTGGCAGTTTTCGAAATTTGGCAGAGATACGATAAGACTTCTGTTAAAAAATCCTGAAATGCGTGCTTCTTTTAATAGAATTTTACCTAATTTGACACCCGATGAGCAATTCCAATTGAATCGTTTATTGAAAGAGTAA
- a CDS encoding patatin-like phospholipase family protein, protein MRALVISGGGSKGAFAGGVAQYLIEEKKHEYDLFIGTSTGSLLIPHLALGHIKKIHSVYTNVTMSSIFNICPFVVKNKDGVDIVTINHFNVLRQFFKGKRTFGESKGLRKYIQNNFSLSDFNKLKKLKTDVIVTVTNFTKNESEYKSVKDCTYEEFCEWSWISSNYVPFMSLVEKNNCEYGDGGFSSLVPIREAINRGATEIDVIVLETEVNTTKTVIGKNPFSLMIDLFRIALDQVEKHDIAIGKLMANNKDVKLNLYYTPIKLTDNALIFNKEVMKEWWQQGYEYAQNKSEAMSDNKILI, encoded by the coding sequence ATGAGAGCATTGGTTATTTCAGGAGGTGGCAGTAAAGGCGCTTTTGCCGGTGGTGTTGCCCAGTATTTAATAGAAGAGAAAAAACATGAATACGATTTGTTTATAGGAACTTCTACTGGAAGTTTATTGATTCCGCATTTAGCTCTCGGTCATATTAAAAAAATTCATTCTGTATATACCAATGTTACGATGTCAAGTATTTTTAATATTTGTCCGTTTGTAGTAAAAAATAAGGATGGCGTTGATATTGTAACCATAAATCACTTTAATGTATTACGTCAGTTTTTTAAAGGGAAACGTACTTTTGGAGAAAGTAAAGGACTGAGAAAATATATCCAGAATAATTTTTCTCTTTCAGATTTTAATAAACTCAAAAAGCTTAAAACCGACGTTATTGTTACGGTGACCAATTTTACTAAAAATGAATCTGAATATAAATCGGTAAAAGACTGTACTTACGAAGAATTTTGCGAATGGTCTTGGATATCGAGTAATTATGTTCCTTTTATGAGTTTGGTTGAAAAAAACAACTGTGAATACGGTGATGGCGGATTTTCAAGCTTAGTTCCAATTCGTGAAGCAATTAACAGAGGAGCAACAGAAATTGATGTAATTGTTCTTGAAACAGAGGTTAATACAACTAAAACTGTAATCGGTAAAAATCCGTTTTCTTTAATGATTGATTTGTTCCGAATTGCTTTAGATCAGGTAGAAAAACACGACATTGCTATAGGAAAACTTATGGCAAATAATAAGGATGTCAAACTTAATCTATATTATACTCCCATAAAATTAACCGATAATGCCTTGATTTTTAATAAAGAGGTAATGAAAGAATGGTGGCAGCAAGGTTACGAGTATGCTCAGAATAAGTCAGAAGCAATGAGTGATAATAAAATATTGATTTAA
- a CDS encoding sulfite exporter TauE/SafE family protein, which translates to MDSYIILFLCLAAFAAGFIDAIVGGGGLIQTPMGLILLPNLPVSTVIGTLKIPAFSGTAFAAFQYLKKVVIQWKLLIIMMCLAVPSAFLGSTILTLVSNDFMKPLLLVVLSLLFVYTYAKKNFGQHVAKDHSAATQIMYAVVISIIVGFYDGFIGPGTGSFFVVAFIALLGFDFLHASANAKMVNLATNFGSICLFMIKGKIIWTIAIPMAVSNGLGGWLGAKLAINKGNGFIRIFFLIVVVGTLIRFAYDVFFK; encoded by the coding sequence ATGGATTCATACATAATACTTTTTCTTTGTTTAGCAGCTTTTGCCGCTGGTTTTATTGATGCAATTGTTGGCGGCGGCGGATTAATCCAGACGCCGATGGGATTAATTTTATTACCAAATCTTCCAGTTTCGACTGTTATTGGAACATTAAAGATTCCTGCTTTCAGCGGAACAGCTTTTGCTGCTTTTCAATATTTAAAGAAAGTTGTTATTCAGTGGAAACTCTTGATTATTATGATGTGTCTGGCGGTTCCGTCGGCTTTTTTGGGATCTACAATTTTGACTTTGGTCAGCAATGATTTTATGAAACCGCTTTTATTGGTGGTTTTATCTTTACTGTTCGTATATACTTACGCCAAGAAAAATTTCGGACAACATGTTGCCAAAGACCATTCTGCGGCGACGCAGATAATGTATGCTGTTGTAATTAGTATAATTGTTGGGTTTTACGATGGATTTATTGGTCCAGGAACAGGAAGTTTTTTTGTTGTGGCTTTCATTGCGCTTTTAGGCTTTGATTTTCTTCACGCTTCCGCGAATGCTAAAATGGTAAATTTGGCAACGAACTTTGGTTCGATTTGTCTGTTTATGATTAAAGGAAAAATTATCTGGACAATTGCCATTCCGATGGCTGTCAGCAACGGACTTGGTGGATGGCTTGGAGCAAAATTAGCCATAAACAAAGGCAATGGATTTATTAGGATTTTCTTTTTGATTGTGGTTGTGGGCACTTTGATCCGATTTGCTTATGATGTGTTTTTTAAGTAA
- a CDS encoding type II toxin-antitoxin system RelE/ParE family toxin, whose protein sequence is MKVKLTENAEKTFLQIISRYSNLKATKFSNQTISTIEIIVQNNFIGSKYKKTTYRKFPISNQVFLFYQIEKQIIYIVLFWDNKRNPLELDSILSS, encoded by the coding sequence ATGAAAGTTAAATTAACAGAAAACGCCGAAAAGACATTTTTACAAATTATAAGTAGATATAGTAATCTCAAAGCGACTAAATTTTCAAATCAAACCATCTCGACTATAGAGATAATTGTTCAAAATAATTTTATTGGCTCTAAATATAAAAAAACAACTTATAGAAAGTTTCCTATATCAAATCAGGTGTTTTTATTTTATCAAATAGAAAAACAAATCATTTACATTGTTTTATTCTGGGATAATAAAAGAAACCCTCTAGAATTAGATAGTATACTTAGCTCTTAA